In Gadus chalcogrammus isolate NIFS_2021 chromosome 13, NIFS_Gcha_1.0, whole genome shotgun sequence, a single genomic region encodes these proteins:
- the barx1 gene encoding homeobox protein BarH-like 1 has translation MQHPLDMGAHYYPPEAHPDHRSHRYRSFMIEEILTDHPERKVSTPAGELLKFGVQALLSARPFHSHLVLKAEQASLLKFPMSPLSCSLGPMGSPLLSGPPGMQLGSASHHLPLDLHLRSKLEHHGSDGSKTKKGRRSRTVFTELQLMGLEKRFEKQKYLSTPDRIDLAESLGLSQLQVKTWYQNRRMKWKKIVLQGGGLESPTKPKGRPKKNSIPSSEQLSEQERSRELDRQSEASSSHLDIDAEDE, from the exons ATGCAGCATCCCTTGGATATGGGAGCGCATTATTACCCGCCCGAAGCACACCCCGACCACCGGTCACACCGCTACAGGAGTTTCATGATCGAGGAGATCCTGACCGACCACCCGGAGCGCAAGGTGTCCACCCCGGCCGGGGAGCTGCTCAAGTTCGGCGTCCAGGCGCTGCTGTCGGCGCGGCCGTTCCACAGCCACCTGG TGTTAAAGGCCGAGCAGGCGAGCCTCCTTAAGTTCCCCATGTCCCcgctctcttgctcgctcggGCCCATGGGCTCGCCGCTACTCTCCGGGCCTCCGGGCATGCAGCTCGGCTCTGCGTCGCACCACCTGCCGCTAGACCTCCACCTCCGCAGCAAGCTGGAGCACCACGGCTCCGACGGCAGCAAGACCAAGAAGGGCCGGCGCAGTCGGACGGTGTTCACGGAGCTCCAGCTGATGGGGTTGGAGAAGAGATTCGAGAAGCAGAAGTACCTCTCCACGCCTGATAG AATAGACCTCGCAGAGTCGCTGGGCCTCAGTCAGCTACAGGTGAAGACGTGGTACCAGAACAGAAGAATGAAATGGAAGAAAATA GTTCTCCAAGGAGGGGGACTAGAGTCGCCCACCAAGCCCAAGGGCCGTCCCAAGAAGAACTCCATCCCGTCCAGCGAGCAGCTCTCGGAGCAGGAGCGATCGCGGGAGCTGGACCGTCAGTCCGAAGCCTCCAGCTCCCACCTGGACATCGACGCGGAGGACGAATGA